DNA from bacterium:
CAGTTGCGGTTGCTTGCGCTCCTGGGGCGTCATCGAGAAGATCATGGCTTCGATCTTCTTCAATTCCTTGCCGTCCACGTTCGCGCCTTCGGGGATCAGATCGCCCGCGAACGGCATCTTCTCCATCACGTCTTTGAGCGGACCCATCTTCTGGATGGTCTGTAGTTGCGACAGGAAGTCTTCGAGCGTGAACTGACCCTTCAGCATGCGCTCGGCGTCGGCTTCGGCGCTCTCGACGTCGACGACTTCCTCGAAGTCCTGCATCAGGCCCACGACGTCGCCCATGCCCAGGATGCGCGAGGCCATGCCCTCGGGCCGGAAGGTCTCGAGTCGGTCGACGCCTTCGCCCATGGTCACGCAGCGGATCGGCACGCCGGTAGCGGCGCGAATCGCCAGCGCGGCGCCGCCGCGCGAGTCGCCATCGAGCTTGGTCAGGATCAGCCCGTTGAGGGGCAGGCGATCGGCGAAGCCGCGCGCCACGTTGACCGCTTCGCGACCCATCATGGCATCGCAGACCAGCGTGATGAACTCGGGCTCGGTGCGTTCGAGCACCTGTTCCAGTTCGTGCATCAACTCGTCGTCGATCTGCAGACGACCGGCGGTGTCGAGGATGACGGTGTGGTGGCCGTTGGCGCGCGCGTGCTCGACGGCCTCGGCACAGATCGCCGGGGCGTCGTCGCCCTCGCGCGTGTACATGTCGACGTCGATCTGTTCGGCTAGAACGCGCAGTTGTTCACGCGCAGCGGGGCGGCGCACGTCGGCCGCCACCAGTAGCGGCTTTTCGCCCTGCTTCTTGAGCTGCAGCGCCAGCTTCGCGCTGGTGCTGGTCTTACCCGTACCCTGTAGACCCACCATCATCAGCACGCGGGTCTTCTTGGACGGTTCGATGGGCTCTTCGGCGCCCATCAGCTCGATCAGTTCTTCGTAGCAGGCTTTGGTGAAGTGATCGCTGGGGGTCACCTTCATCTGGCCGCCGCGCGTGCGCAGCTTCACGTTCTCGCCGATGGCCCGCTCTTTCACTCTGGCCAGGAAGTCGCGCACGATGCCCAGGTCGACGTCGGCCTCGAGCAGCGATAGGCGCACATCGCCGAGGGCCTCGGCGATGTTCTCTTCCGTCAGATCCGTGACGCCCCGGAAGCGGTCGCGGGCGCTGCGGAATCCCTTGGTCAGGGTCTCGAGCATGGGCGGCAAATTAGCACAAGTGTCTGGGCGCTCCGGTCAGCCGTCGGGCGAGCCCGGCTGGCTGGTCTTGGAGCGAGATTTCGTGTACAAGAGAGCCCGATTTTCCTGCGGAGAAAAGCATGTCCACGACGGTCGAGGCCCAGATCACGGGAACCGTGTTTTTGATCGAGACGCAGGTGGGCGCGCAGGTCGCTGAAGGCGACACGCTGATCGTGATCGAGTCCATGAAGATGGAACTTCCGGTCGAGTCACCGGCCGCGGGCAAGGTTTCCGAGATCAAAGTCGAGGAAGGCCAGAGCATCGAAGAGGGCGACGCCCTCGTCGTGCTCGACTGAGCCTTCCGCGCCCCTGAATGCGGGGCGCATCTCAATCCCCCAACAGAGTCTGGCCGCGAGCCACCGGCTGCGGCCGCGCTTCGCGAAGTGCGAAGCACAATGCGAAGGAGAGATCATGGGTCTACTGGATGGCAAGGTTGCAGTCGTTACGGGTGCGGGTGGCGGACTGGGTCGCGAGCACGCGCTTCTGTTTGCCAAGGAAGGCGCTTCGGTCGTCGTGAACGATCTGGGCGGTTCCCGCGACGGCTTAGGCGGTGGCGGTGCCATGGCCGATCAGGTCGTGGACGAGATCAAGGCGGCGGGGGGTGAGGCCGTGGCCAATTACGATTCCGTCGCGACGGTCGAGGGTGGACAGAACATCCTCAAGACTGCCGTCGACGCTTTCGAGCGTGTCGACATTCTCGTGAACAACGCCGGGATCCTGCGCGACAAGACAC
Protein-coding regions in this window:
- the ffh gene encoding signal recognition particle protein; translated protein: MLETLTKGFRSARDRFRGVTDLTEENIAEALGDVRLSLLEADVDLGIVRDFLARVKERAIGENVKLRTRGGQMKVTPSDHFTKACYEELIELMGAEEPIEPSKKTRVLMMVGLQGTGKTSTSAKLALQLKKQGEKPLLVAADVRRPAAREQLRVLAEQIDVDMYTREGDDAPAICAEAVEHARANGHHTVILDTAGRLQIDDELMHELEQVLERTEPEFITLVCDAMMGREAVNVARGFADRLPLNGLILTKLDGDSRGGAALAIRAATGVPIRCVTMGEGVDRLETFRPEGMASRILGMGDVVGLMQDFEEVVDVESAEADAERMLKGQFTLEDFLSQLQTIQKMGPLKDVMEKMPFAGDLIPEGANVDGKELKKIEAMIFSMTPQERKQPQL
- a CDS encoding acetyl-CoA carboxylase biotin carboxyl carrier protein subunit, which codes for MSTTVEAQITGTVFLIETQVGAQVAEGDTLIVIESMKMELPVESPAAGKVSEIKVEEGQSIEEGDALVVLD